In the Bacillota bacterium genome, GCCGGTATCGGCGATATACATGCCGGGACGTCGCCGTACCGCTTCCAGCCCCTCCAGTACGGTAAACTCCTGCGCGGTGTACTCGCGGTCAACGGTAGTCACTAAGGACTGTTCGTCGTCAGTTTGGGGTGTCGCCAGTGTTCCCGGTTTTGCCATGCGTTTTTCCTTCCTACACCTCCGAGCGGAAAAATCCACGTCTCAGCAGGCTTTCCTGAGGAGATTTCCAATATATTGTATCAGAAACGCTTCAGGTTGTCAAATATTGAGAGTGTAACCGGCCTTCCAGCAGTCCAGGCGACTGTTCAGGCGGGACAGGTGTGGGATGATCGCGCTCTGCCTGGAGCCGGATGCCTGTGGATATCGCTGAGCCGCAGAGGGAACTACCTGTCGAGATGCGAATAGCAGGGATAAAGCAGGGCACGAGGTGAGCAGATGACGAAATTGCTGTACTTGACGCTTCTTTTGGGGTGTGTGGTCTGGAGCAGCGCGCAACCTGCATCCGATGAGTGGTTCCGCTATCCGCCTCAACCGGTAGAGGCACAGGTGCAGCTTCTCCGCACAACACAGGAGAATACTCATCTGCTCGTCAGGTTCCCCAGTCTGCTGGTGACTCCGGATTATCCCCAGAACAGCACGGTATACGCGGAGGTGTTTATCCCTCACCAGAGTGAGAGAATGCCCGCGGTCGTTATCCTGCATTCATGGGGAGTGCAGAAGCCGGACATTGAGCTTTCGCTGGCTCGCTTTCTGGCAAAGCGTGGTTTTGTGACGGCGGTCATGACTTTACCGTACCACATCCAGCGCACGCCCAGCGGCTACTTGAGCGGAGAACTGATGATTGTATCCGATGCGGAACACATGCGCCGCACCATGCGCCAGGCGGCGCTCGACGTGCGGCGGTTGATCGACTGGCTGCAGTCTCAGGCTCAAATAGATGCCGAGAAGATAGGCATCGTTGGTATCAGTCTGGGGGCTATCGTGGGCGCTCTGACGCTGGGGGTGGAACCACGACTGCAGGCAGGAGTGCTGGTGCTGGGTGGGGCAAATCTGGCCCATGTGCTGTGGCGCAGCCCGTTGACGATGAACATCCGTGCCGAACTACGGGGTAAAGGGATTGGCTATGAGAAGCTGCGTGAGGAGATGCTGCCGGTAGAACCGCGGACTTTCCTGAATGGGCAGTACGGTCACCGAGTGTTGATGGTCAACGGCAGGTACGACCTGGTGATACCTCGGGAAGATGCGCTGGCATTGCGGCGTGCCCTCGGGGATGGTCCCCTATTGTGGCTGAACACCGGGCATTATGGACCCGCGCTGGTGCAATCGGCGTTATTCGATGTGGTTGGGCGTTTCCTGAGCGCGAATCTGCAGAATGGCTCCGAGCCGTTTTCTCTGCCGACCACCCTGCACGAACCGACCATCCGGGTCGGTTTGCTTTACAGCGGGGTATGGGGCGCACGTGTGAGCACGGCGATAGATATCTGGCGCTGGGAACGTGAAGGCAGGGCGGGGGTTGCCTTACAGGCTTCGCCACGCAATATCTCTCTGCTGGTGGGGTTTCGCCCGCTTTCACCCCTGCACGTGGGCATCGAGCTGTCCTCGCGTGCACCGGCGGGGTATATATTGTTCCACTTCGTTCTGTAGGCAGTCACCGCGGCTCAGGGGCATCCTCATCGCACAGGTTGTGGTGCAGTAATACTCCACTCATATATGTCTACATCTAGTGGTCTCCAGAAAATTTTTCTCAAAATATTGAGAAAATCCCTCGAAAACCGTTGACAAGCCCGCCCCTCATTTTTTACAATGTATGCAACCGAGTGGATGTTGAGTGGATGCCAGGTGGTGAAAAGGTGGAGGAAAAGGCTCCAGATAGCACACTGGATGAGAATCGGGTGGAGGCGCCAGAGCAAGCACCTGGGGGTGAGGCGCTTGCTGCGTTGCAGGGATACTCGGAGCACTCGGTGGATGACAAGGGGCGTATCATCATGCCGCAGCGCTTCCGAGACCTGTTTGGGCGCTCCTGTGTGATGACGCAGGGTTGGAACCGGAGCCTGTTTGTGTTTCATCCTGTCACCTGGCAACGGATACGTTCGCAGCTGGCGCAGCTTCCCTTCATGAGTGAGGAAGCAGTACGCCTGCAACGGTTTTTCATCAGTCCAGCAACGGACGTAGATATCGATTCGCAGGGGCGTTTAGCGATTCCTGCCCATCTGCGCGATTGGGCACGGATTGCTTTACCGACTTCGGAAACGCCCAGTGTGGTGGTGATTATCGGCGCGCCGTATCGTCTGGAGGTATGGAGTAAGGAGCGATGGAAGGAG is a window encoding:
- a CDS encoding division/cell wall cluster transcriptional repressor MraZ; its protein translation is MPGGEKVEEKAPDSTLDENRVEAPEQAPGGEALAALQGYSEHSVDDKGRIIMPQRFRDLFGRSCVMTQGWNRSLFVFHPVTWQRIRSQLAQLPFMSEEAVRLQRFFISPATDVDIDSQGRLAIPAHLRDWARIALPTSETPSVVVIIGAPYRLEVWSKERWKETNSQIEDGAVFQAAATLGVRLEL
- a CDS encoding alpha/beta hydrolase family protein, which encodes MTKLLYLTLLLGCVVWSSAQPASDEWFRYPPQPVEAQVQLLRTTQENTHLLVRFPSLLVTPDYPQNSTVYAEVFIPHQSERMPAVVILHSWGVQKPDIELSLARFLAKRGFVTAVMTLPYHIQRTPSGYLSGELMIVSDAEHMRRTMRQAALDVRRLIDWLQSQAQIDAEKIGIVGISLGAIVGALTLGVEPRLQAGVLVLGGANLAHVLWRSPLTMNIRAELRGKGIGYEKLREEMLPVEPRTFLNGQYGHRVLMVNGRYDLVIPREDALALRRALGDGPLLWLNTGHYGPALVQSALFDVVGRFLSANLQNGSEPFSLPTTLHEPTIRVGLLYSGVWGARVSTAIDIWRWEREGRAGVALQASPRNISLLVGFRPLSPLHVGIELSSRAPAGYILFHFVL